The following coding sequences lie in one Psychrobacter arenosus genomic window:
- a CDS encoding anhydro-N-acetylmuramic acid kinase: MPNALPEPDANNINELADALSETLFDSFDSGYYLGMMSGTSLDGLDAVICQFDEEDDAEATEGSAKNKIVATHTKDFPANLRSVLLALCQPNGVDDLTNIKVDGEQQPQSELDWFGWASREYAEFASEVVAELLEKSAIDAESILAIGCHGQTVRHRPQLGFSLQLVDANVIAERTGISVVTDFRRRDMAVGGQGAPLAPAFHLAQFGTASDNQPTNDRIIVNLGGIANITVLPAGQPDKVIGYDTGPANNLLDAWYQYHMAAGTITADEPLYDKDGQWAATGTINEALLAQLLTHPYFERPTPKSTGREDFHLAWLTEQIALVEAATNITISAADVQATLTLLTVQSLAQAISKEAERLTLTNGELVVCGGGAYNARLLKLLSEALPNWQVTTSDTLGIAPTWVEAMAFAWLAKQSIMGEMGNLPAVTGASKGVVLGQVCFG; encoded by the coding sequence ATGCCAAACGCCCTCCCTGAGCCCGACGCTAATAATATTAACGAGCTAGCAGATGCCTTATCTGAAACCCTATTTGACAGTTTTGACTCAGGCTATTACCTCGGTATGATGTCAGGCACCAGCTTGGATGGTCTAGATGCTGTTATCTGTCAGTTTGATGAAGAGGATGATGCTGAGGCTACAGAGGGCAGTGCAAAGAATAAAATCGTCGCCACCCATACCAAAGACTTCCCAGCAAATCTGCGCAGTGTCTTGCTAGCCTTATGCCAACCTAATGGTGTCGATGACTTAACGAATATTAAAGTAGATGGCGAACAACAACCGCAGAGCGAGCTAGATTGGTTCGGTTGGGCGAGTCGCGAATATGCAGAATTTGCTAGTGAGGTGGTTGCAGAGCTGCTGGAAAAATCCGCTATCGATGCTGAGTCTATTTTAGCCATTGGTTGTCATGGTCAGACCGTACGCCATCGTCCGCAATTAGGGTTTAGCTTACAACTCGTCGATGCTAACGTAATCGCAGAGCGCACCGGTATTAGCGTCGTCACCGATTTCCGTCGTCGCGATATGGCGGTGGGTGGTCAAGGCGCTCCCCTCGCCCCCGCTTTTCATTTGGCACAGTTTGGCACTGCGTCAGATAATCAGCCAACTAACGACCGTATCATCGTGAATTTAGGCGGTATTGCTAACATTACCGTCTTGCCAGCCGGTCAACCCGATAAAGTCATTGGTTATGACACTGGGCCTGCCAATAACTTACTGGATGCTTGGTATCAATATCATATGGCAGCTGGCACTATTACTGCTGACGAGCCGCTTTATGATAAAGACGGTCAATGGGCGGCGACCGGTACTATTAATGAGGCTTTATTAGCGCAATTATTAACCCACCCCTACTTCGAGCGACCTACCCCAAAAAGTACGGGGCGTGAAGACTTTCATCTAGCTTGGCTCACGGAGCAAATAGCTTTAGTGGAAGCAGCCACTAATATCACCATTAGTGCCGCAGATGTGCAAGCCACGTTAACCTTACTTACTGTGCAATCGTTGGCACAGGCTATTAGTAAGGAAGCAGAGCGTTTAACCCTAACTAACGGTGAGTTGGTCGTTTGTGGGGGCGGTGCTTATAACGCGCGTTTGCTAAAGTTACTGAGTGAGGCGCTGCCTAATTGGCAAGTAACGACTAGCGATACTTTAGGTATTGCGCCTACTTGGGTCGAGGCTATGGCATTTGCTTGGCTCGCTAAACAATCGATTATGGGCGAAATGGGCAATTTACCCGCAGTGACTGGCGCGAGTAAAGGGGTAGTATTGGGTCAGGTATGTTTTGGCTAG
- a CDS encoding PhzF family phenazine biosynthesis protein, producing the protein MTLPIYQVDAFTNRLFGGNPAAVIPLESWLDDAILQAIASENNLSETSFIVANDSTYELRWFMPTGEVDLCGHGTLAAAHVLFTHLGFSETVINFATKSGLLSVTKTTDAYAMVFPAIPIYPVELAAVPEQLAIGLAGDSQTINSNLVINAVLTTSSGSDYIVVLDSPNALAALTPDQSHWGHLNARRVIVTSKSDDPNIDFVSRCLYTQLGKAEDPVTGSAHCLLTPYWAAQLNKTKLATVQVSQRRGHLQCELLSTEAAAQVRLVGQAVDYMVGQIAI; encoded by the coding sequence ATGACCCTGCCCATCTATCAAGTAGACGCCTTTACCAACCGCTTATTTGGCGGTAATCCTGCCGCTGTGATTCCTTTAGAGTCGTGGTTAGACGATGCTATCTTGCAAGCTATCGCTAGCGAAAACAACCTATCCGAGACCTCTTTTATAGTAGCTAATGACTCAACTTACGAGCTGCGTTGGTTTATGCCGACTGGCGAGGTCGATTTATGCGGTCACGGGACTTTGGCGGCCGCTCATGTGCTATTTACCCACCTTGGGTTTAGTGAAACGGTTATTAATTTTGCGACTAAAAGTGGTTTATTGAGCGTAACCAAAACAACCGACGCCTATGCCATGGTATTCCCTGCTATCCCCATTTATCCTGTCGAGTTAGCAGCGGTGCCAGAACAGTTGGCTATTGGTCTTGCTGGCGATTCTCAGACTATTAACAGTAATTTAGTCATAAATGCAGTGCTTACTACCAGCTCGGGGTCAGACTATATTGTGGTGTTGGACAGTCCTAATGCACTCGCAGCGCTAACGCCAGACCAAAGTCACTGGGGCCATTTAAACGCTAGAAGAGTGATTGTGACATCTAAGAGTGACGACCCTAATATAGACTTCGTCAGTCGCTGTTTATATACCCAGTTAGGCAAAGCTGAAGACCCTGTGACCGGCTCAGCGCATTGTTTACTGACACCCTATTGGGCGGCGCAATTGAATAAAACTAAACTTGCCACAGTACAAGTTTCGCAACGTCGTGGTCATCTACAATGTGAGTTGCTATCGACAGAAGCTGCTGCGCAGGTGCGGTTGGTCGGTCAGGCGGTGGACTATATGGTGGGGCAGATTGCGATATAG
- the tyrS gene encoding tyrosine--tRNA ligase has protein sequence MSQTAPTAADHNPQKLSLEEQLAIIQRGTHEILSEEDLISKLKEGRPLKIKAGFDPTAPDLHLGHTVLINKLKHFQDLGHEIYFLIGDYTARIGDPSGKNATRPPLTEEQIKANAQTYAEQVFKILDKEKTKVVFNSEWFSKMTAADMIQLASQQTVSRMLERDDFSKRYASQTPISIHEFLYPLVQGYDSIALEADVELGGTDQTFNLLMGRTLQGRYGQKSQVCITVPILEGLDGVNKMSKSLNNYVGIYDTPGSMYQKILSMPDTLIRRYYEFLSFKPMDEVDALMAEMEGGRNPQEIKRILAEELIERFHDAEAAANAHKSAGNVLADGELPLDLPEKTLELEAGQDALFITQVLNQAELAKNNAAAKDLIKRGAVKVDNEVVDAGFSLTSGQTVVIQAGKKAFAKVTVA, from the coding sequence ATGAGCCAAACTGCACCAACCGCTGCCGACCATAATCCACAAAAATTATCTTTAGAGGAGCAGCTAGCAATCATACAGCGCGGGACTCACGAGATACTGTCAGAAGAAGACCTGATTAGTAAACTGAAAGAAGGCCGCCCGCTGAAGATCAAAGCCGGCTTTGATCCTACCGCTCCTGATCTGCATTTAGGTCATACGGTATTGATTAATAAGCTCAAGCACTTCCAAGATTTAGGCCATGAGATTTATTTTCTCATCGGGGATTATACGGCCAGAATTGGTGACCCATCGGGTAAGAATGCCACGCGTCCACCACTGACTGAAGAGCAAATAAAAGCCAACGCACAGACCTATGCTGAGCAAGTCTTCAAGATTTTGGACAAGGAAAAGACCAAGGTAGTCTTTAACTCAGAATGGTTTAGCAAAATGACTGCTGCCGATATGATTCAGCTGGCGAGTCAACAAACGGTCTCACGTATGCTAGAACGTGATGATTTCTCTAAGCGTTATGCTTCGCAGACTCCGATTTCTATCCATGAGTTCTTATACCCACTCGTGCAGGGCTACGATTCAATCGCCCTAGAGGCAGACGTAGAGCTTGGCGGTACGGATCAGACTTTTAACCTATTGATGGGCCGTACTTTGCAAGGCCGCTATGGTCAAAAGTCACAGGTTTGTATTACGGTACCTATCCTAGAAGGTCTCGATGGCGTCAATAAGATGTCTAAATCGCTGAACAACTATGTCGGCATTTACGATACCCCAGGCAGCATGTACCAAAAAATCCTATCTATGCCAGACACTTTGATTCGTCGCTACTATGAATTCTTGAGCTTTAAGCCTATGGATGAAGTAGATGCGCTAATGGCAGAGATGGAAGGCGGTCGCAACCCACAAGAGATTAAACGTATTTTGGCGGAAGAATTAATCGAGCGTTTCCACGATGCTGAAGCCGCAGCCAATGCGCATAAATCAGCGGGTAACGTGTTAGCCGACGGCGAACTACCGTTGGATTTACCAGAAAAAACCTTAGAGTTAGAGGCTGGTCAAGACGCCCTGTTTATTACTCAAGTTTTAAACCAAGCCGAGTTGGCGAAAAACAATGCAGCAGCTAAAGACTTAATCAAACGCGGTGCAGTAAAAGTGGATAATGAAGTGGTTGATGCGGGCTTTAGCCTCACTTCAGGTCAAACTGTGGTGATTCAAGCGGGCAAAAAAGCTTTTGCTAAGGTGACTGTTGCTTAA
- a CDS encoding type II toxin-antitoxin system VapC family toxin, whose product MYLLDTNVFSEITKPFPNKKVIETYHYRLNQIYLATTVWQELSYGYQILPEGRKKKDIQKFLTSQIVTLPHLNYTKACADIYATIRAQAKSARTPIAFVDSQIAAIAMANNMVLVTRNIKDFAAINGLKLANWFE is encoded by the coding sequence ATGTACCTTTTAGATACCAATGTTTTTTCTGAAATCACTAAACCCTTTCCTAATAAAAAAGTCATCGAGACTTATCATTATCGTTTAAACCAAATTTATCTTGCCACTACCGTGTGGCAGGAACTCAGTTATGGTTATCAAATCCTGCCGGAAGGTAGAAAGAAAAAAGACATTCAAAAGTTTCTAACTTCACAAATCGTGACCTTGCCTCATTTAAATTACACCAAAGCCTGCGCTGATATTTATGCGACTATAAGAGCACAAGCTAAATCCGCTCGCACGCCTATTGCTTTTGTTGATAGTCAGATAGCTGCCATTGCTATGGCGAATAATATGGTGCTAGTAACCCGAAATATAAAAGACTTTGCCGCGATTAATGGCTTAAAATTAGCAAATTGGTTTGAGTAA
- a CDS encoding GNAT family N-acetyltransferase: protein MVAPVFLSYCGITLEPLTMMHAKGLSEACQDGKLWTIEVTSAPTPESVSDYIQLADSMDNRVAFAVIDDISGQVIGSTSYHDILPNAKRLEIGYTWYAQSYWRTYVNTACKLMLLAHAFETLHYQTVGWRTDGENLQSQKAIKRLGAKKDGVIRGNRVRRNGIIADTVMYSMIADEWPDAKATLEEKLAHYS from the coding sequence ATGGTAGCCCCAGTCTTTTTATCCTATTGCGGTATTACCCTTGAGCCATTAACCATGATGCATGCCAAAGGATTGTCTGAGGCTTGCCAAGATGGCAAACTTTGGACCATAGAGGTAACCTCAGCACCCACGCCAGAAAGTGTTAGTGACTATATTCAACTCGCTGACTCAATGGATAACAGGGTAGCGTTTGCCGTCATTGACGACATTTCAGGTCAAGTGATTGGTTCTACAAGCTATCATGATATTTTGCCAAATGCTAAGCGTTTGGAGATTGGCTATACTTGGTATGCTCAGTCTTATTGGCGGACTTATGTGAATACGGCCTGTAAGCTAATGCTGCTAGCCCATGCGTTCGAAACGCTACACTATCAAACGGTTGGTTGGCGTACCGATGGCGAGAATTTGCAATCGCAAAAAGCTATCAAGCGTTTAGGGGCTAAAAAGGACGGAGTGATTCGAGGCAATCGTGTGCGCCGTAATGGCATCATCGCTGACACTGTTATGTACAGTATGATCGCTGATGAATGGCCTGATGCAAAAGCGACGCTTGAAGAGAAATTAGCCCATTATTCTTAA
- a CDS encoding DUF1653 domain-containing protein — protein sequence MTQSIQHPIPQGIYRHYKGNLYQVLHTARHSETEETLVVYRCLYGEYGVWVRPIEMFSESVTVDGQQMPRFELIQALS from the coding sequence ATGACCCAATCTATCCAACATCCTATACCCCAAGGTATCTACCGCCATTACAAAGGCAACTTATACCAAGTCCTGCATACCGCACGCCACTCCGAGACCGAAGAGACGCTAGTGGTCTATCGTTGTCTATATGGCGAATACGGCGTTTGGGTACGACCTATCGAGATGTTTAGCGAAAGCGTCACAGTAGATGGCCAACAGATGCCAAGGTTTGAGTTGATCCAAGCTTTGTCATAA
- a CDS encoding alpha/beta fold hydrolase translates to MLTALVPKSYRATIREVAVPNCDKPLPITVIGKGEPMLLLHAYGMDAREFLPFVLPLTTKYQFYIPHLRGFGLSKEIPLTQFDFVGQYAEDVNAIIEQICRWREVSILPVAAISMGSQVMWAYFGRYGSSRVSRYLNIDQTPTVHNQPDWRGGLFGERQDEVFDVFQRLLTEGLAYQDVESFTHLPHDLKRRTTDTERMFSLMSASRPRSQAFIKVMTHQTDHQLVFFDHKTWKHKMRCLQAYLAMPYDFRSVAEKLPIPVVNLIGGRSQLYDPEWQRKVTEMLPNATEIILENSGHAVPLDEPIGFYKVLKGFLEGKYDEIRGQLKPSAI, encoded by the coding sequence ATGCTTACTGCTTTAGTCCCTAAATCCTACCGTGCCACTATCCGCGAAGTCGCGGTGCCTAACTGTGATAAACCGCTACCTATTACTGTCATCGGTAAAGGTGAGCCGATGCTGTTACTGCATGCCTATGGGATGGACGCGCGGGAGTTTTTACCTTTTGTGCTGCCCCTGACTACGAAATATCAATTCTATATTCCGCATTTACGAGGGTTTGGCTTATCTAAAGAAATTCCGCTGACCCAGTTTGATTTCGTAGGTCAGTATGCGGAAGATGTTAACGCGATTATCGAGCAAATATGTCGCTGGCGTGAGGTAAGTATCTTGCCTGTAGCGGCTATCTCTATGGGGTCACAGGTCATGTGGGCTTATTTTGGACGTTATGGCAGCTCGCGAGTGAGTCGTTATCTCAATATCGACCAGACCCCCACTGTGCATAACCAACCGGATTGGCGAGGCGGTCTGTTTGGTGAGCGTCAGGATGAGGTCTTTGATGTGTTTCAGCGCTTACTCACTGAAGGGTTGGCTTATCAAGATGTCGAAAGCTTTACCCATCTGCCTCATGACCTCAAACGTCGGACTACCGATACCGAGCGAATGTTCTCGTTGATGTCGGCTAGCCGGCCACGCTCGCAAGCGTTTATCAAAGTAATGACCCACCAGACCGACCATCAATTGGTGTTTTTCGACCATAAAACTTGGAAACATAAAATGCGTTGCCTGCAGGCTTATTTAGCTATGCCTTATGACTTCCGTAGCGTCGCCGAAAAGTTACCTATTCCTGTAGTCAATCTTATTGGCGGTCGCTCGCAGCTGTATGATCCCGAATGGCAGCGTAAAGTGACCGAGATGCTGCCGAATGCTACCGAAATTATCTTAGAGAATTCCGGACATGCCGTCCCACTCGATGAACCGATTGGCTTTTATAAAGTATTAAAGGGCTTTTTGGAAGGCAAGTATGATGAGATACGGGGTCAGCTCAAACCGTCGGCTATTTAG
- a CDS encoding SDR family oxidoreductase: MNILITGASAGFGEALARQLVAKGHRVIGCARRAEKLDGIAQSLGEAFFPLVMDVSDTESIEAALAKLPADFRTIDVLVNNAGLALGTEPAYKAQLDDWMRMVDTNIKGLMALTHAILPAMVKRNSGYIINLGSIAGTWPYYGGNVYGATKAFVQQFSLNLRADLLGTKVRVSNLEPGNVGGTEFSNVRYHGDEEKAAKVYEGFKSMSAEDIADILVWLIESPAHVNVNRLEVMPVAQTYNGLTIAKD, from the coding sequence ATGAATATTTTAATTACGGGTGCTAGTGCTGGTTTTGGCGAAGCGCTTGCTAGACAGTTGGTTGCGAAAGGTCACCGCGTGATTGGTTGTGCCCGCCGCGCTGAAAAATTAGACGGTATTGCACAATCCCTAGGCGAAGCGTTTTTCCCATTAGTGATGGACGTTAGCGATACTGAGTCTATTGAGGCTGCGTTGGCTAAGCTGCCTGCAGATTTCCGCACTATCGATGTGTTGGTAAATAATGCTGGTCTTGCGCTAGGTACTGAACCCGCTTATAAAGCGCAACTCGATGACTGGATGCGCATGGTCGATACCAATATCAAAGGGTTGATGGCATTAACTCATGCAATCTTGCCAGCTATGGTTAAGCGCAATAGCGGTTATATCATTAACTTAGGGTCTATAGCGGGTACTTGGCCTTACTATGGTGGCAACGTCTATGGCGCGACGAAAGCTTTTGTGCAGCAGTTTAGCCTAAACTTGCGCGCGGATTTGCTAGGTACCAAAGTGCGAGTGAGCAATTTAGAACCGGGTAATGTCGGTGGTACGGAATTTTCTAACGTCCGCTATCACGGTGATGAAGAAAAAGCGGCTAAGGTCTATGAAGGCTTTAAGTCCATGAGTGCAGAGGATATTGCCGATATCTTAGTTTGGCTAATCGAGTCGCCCGCTCATGTGAACGTGAATCGCCTTGAGGTTATGCCGGTGGCGCAGACTTATAACGGTTTGACCATCGCGAAGGACTAA
- the upp gene encoding uracil phosphoribosyltransferase, whose product MTDLNVTIIDHPLVRHKLSLMREKDCSTYKFRTLTNELARLMAYEASRDFEIETFPMQGWNGEIEGEQIVGKTVTVVPILRAGIGMLDGVLDLIPTAKISVVGLQRDEETLQPVPFFEKLVKDVHRRPALIIDPMLATGGSMVATIEMLKKHGCKNIKALVLVAAPEGVRLVNEAHPDVTIFTAALDSHLDDNGYIIPGLGDAGDKIFGTKQD is encoded by the coding sequence ATGACCGACCTAAATGTGACCATCATCGACCATCCGCTAGTGCGCCATAAACTAAGCCTGATGCGAGAGAAAGACTGTAGTACTTATAAATTCCGTACGTTGACCAATGAGCTAGCCCGCTTAATGGCGTATGAGGCGAGTCGTGACTTTGAGATTGAAACCTTTCCCATGCAAGGGTGGAATGGCGAAATCGAAGGCGAGCAAATCGTCGGTAAGACTGTAACGGTCGTGCCTATCTTACGCGCAGGTATTGGCATGTTGGATGGGGTGCTCGATTTAATCCCAACCGCGAAGATTTCAGTGGTCGGCCTACAACGCGATGAAGAGACGCTGCAGCCTGTGCCATTTTTTGAAAAACTGGTAAAAGATGTGCACCGTCGCCCTGCCCTAATCATTGATCCGATGCTAGCGACTGGTGGCTCTATGGTCGCAACTATCGAGATGCTAAAAAAACACGGCTGCAAAAATATCAAAGCCTTAGTATTAGTCGCAGCGCCAGAAGGCGTACGCTTGGTCAATGAAGCCCATCCTGACGTCACTATCTTTACTGCTGCCTTAGACAGCCATTTAGATGACAACGGTTATATCATCCCAGGTCTGGGTGATGCTGGTGATAAGATATTTGGTACTAAACAAGACTAA
- a CDS encoding DNA glycosylase has product MFPYDLDESVSPPIESHPFPPFLPPDATIMMMGSMPPTPDKWGMEFHYPNFSNDMWRIYGRVFFDDADHFRKGDEKGFDPKLIKAFLKERGIASCPTVRRAIREQGNASDKHLTIVETVDFEHILPQVPKVKTIFTTGGKATEILLELLPADVRPKLPKTNQEVDFPFGDRELKLYRLPSTSRAYPQSLDKKVAAWRAFFEHVGKLDSKSDDLPI; this is encoded by the coding sequence ATTTTCCCCTATGATTTAGATGAGTCGGTATCGCCGCCGATTGAGTCGCACCCATTTCCACCGTTTTTACCTCCCGATGCGACGATTATGATGATGGGCTCTATGCCACCTACCCCTGATAAATGGGGCATGGAATTTCACTACCCCAACTTTAGCAATGACATGTGGCGTATCTATGGTCGTGTATTTTTTGATGATGCCGACCACTTTCGCAAGGGCGATGAAAAAGGGTTTGACCCTAAGTTAATTAAAGCGTTTCTAAAAGAACGCGGTATCGCGTCTTGTCCCACGGTGCGTCGAGCGATTCGTGAACAGGGCAACGCCTCAGACAAACATCTCACCATCGTTGAGACCGTCGACTTTGAGCATATCCTACCGCAAGTCCCTAAGGTAAAGACGATATTTACTACAGGTGGCAAAGCGACTGAGATTCTATTAGAGCTATTGCCAGCAGACGTCCGTCCCAAATTGCCAAAGACCAATCAAGAAGTGGACTTTCCTTTTGGTGACCGCGAGCTCAAGCTGTATCGTTTACCCTCGACGTCTCGCGCCTATCCACAGTCTCTAGATAAAAAGGTTGCTGCTTGGCGTGCTTTCTTTGAGCATGTAGGCAAACTGGATTCAAAGAGTGATGACTTACCTATATAG
- a CDS encoding VWA domain-containing protein, protein MSQKYNDLKSAAALTSSRLVATKNNNEDFKQVSGNAGGVDILWSIDASGSMSEEQNNLASGAEQFFNTLQTAGIDYRLAVNTQGYDSRSYSCSTLRETADGEKFINSATVNGLEKWRLLARPGTNDSGVETGFYCAREVDLTGFDRPEAKNLVVFVSDEAENETFSRGRPAAADYGYERRDFNDYKQHFTSTGATYFAITGTGSIVRPTFDDYVSSYDDANFYCNGEGGRAEGGAHFKAIAQATGGSSASICSSADDWDEMFEQILETATGLASNFKLKYAPIPSLTTITVDGKKVLRDPSHKNGFDINYGQKEASIIFYGDSLPKQGSLIKVKYDYIAN, encoded by the coding sequence GTGTCTCAGAAATATAATGATCTTAAAAGTGCAGCAGCTTTAACGTCATCACGTTTAGTAGCTACTAAAAATAATAATGAAGATTTTAAGCAAGTTTCTGGTAATGCTGGCGGTGTTGATATCCTATGGTCTATTGACGCTTCTGGCTCTATGAGTGAAGAACAAAATAACTTAGCTAGCGGTGCAGAGCAATTCTTTAATACGCTACAGACAGCCGGTATTGATTACCGTTTGGCAGTCAATACTCAAGGTTATGATTCACGGAGTTATAGCTGTTCTACTTTGAGAGAGACGGCCGATGGAGAAAAATTCATTAATAGTGCTACTGTTAATGGTCTTGAAAAGTGGCGCTTATTAGCCCGTCCTGGCACTAACGACAGTGGTGTAGAAACTGGATTTTATTGTGCAAGAGAAGTTGATTTAACAGGTTTCGATCGACCTGAAGCAAAAAATCTAGTGGTCTTTGTATCGGATGAAGCTGAAAATGAAACTTTCTCACGAGGGCGTCCAGCGGCAGCAGATTATGGTTATGAAAGAAGAGACTTCAATGATTATAAACAGCACTTTACTAGCACGGGAGCCACGTATTTTGCTATTACGGGGACTGGTTCTATAGTAAGACCCACCTTTGACGATTATGTAAGTAGCTATGATGATGCTAACTTCTATTGTAATGGAGAAGGTGGTCGTGCTGAAGGTGGTGCTCATTTCAAAGCGATAGCTCAAGCGACTGGAGGCAGTTCTGCATCTATATGTTCAAGTGCGGATGATTGGGACGAAATGTTTGAGCAGATACTTGAAACTGCTACCGGTTTAGCGAGTAACTTTAAATTAAAATATGCTCCTATTCCCTCTTTAACTACCATTACCGTCGATGGCAAAAAAGTCTTGCGTGACCCTAGTCATAAAAATGGCTTTGATATTAACTATGGTCAAAAAGAAGCTTCTATAATTTTCTATGGTGACAGCTTACCTAAGCAAGGTAGCCTAATTAAAGTCAAATACGACTATATAGCCAATTAA
- a CDS encoding TRAP transporter substrate-binding protein, producing MKFLSSLSIATITALGLLGCSSPSSNEAGTDAATTGSGEVTTLRFSHFWPATSSINQEVFEPWAKKIEADSNGRLKVELYPSATLSKADVTYESAVKGTVDIGSQAHGYTSGRFPLTQIAELPGLSGSATQMGCILQTLYEDGTIASEYKDSHMLFMYGAGPGTLHTTNKLIKTPEDMKGMRIRRPSAVAGDIIESMGASPVGLPANDMYTSLQRGVVDGLSFPWEAVTTFKIDEITKYHTNIPFYSSALMVTMNQGTYDRLPDDLKKVLDDNSGMAMAKKVGEVFDKHDDMAIQAARDKGDEIIDIPDPLNDPAWKGPLLKGTQKYLSDVKQLGLDSEGVYEKAKAASAACKV from the coding sequence ATGAAATTCTTATCATCTTTGTCTATCGCCACTATCACTGCTCTTGGTCTTTTAGGCTGTTCTAGCCCTTCTAGTAACGAGGCCGGCACTGATGCAGCCACCACAGGCTCAGGTGAAGTCACTACCTTGCGCTTCTCACACTTTTGGCCCGCTACCTCATCTATTAACCAAGAGGTGTTTGAGCCTTGGGCAAAGAAAATCGAGGCCGATTCTAATGGTCGTCTAAAAGTAGAGCTATACCCTTCTGCCACGCTAAGTAAAGCGGATGTCACTTATGAGTCTGCCGTTAAAGGTACGGTCGATATCGGCTCTCAGGCGCATGGTTATACCAGTGGTCGCTTCCCGCTAACGCAAATCGCTGAATTGCCAGGCTTATCAGGGTCAGCTACGCAAATGGGTTGTATTCTACAAACTCTATATGAAGATGGCACTATTGCTAGCGAATACAAAGACTCTCATATGTTGTTTATGTATGGCGCCGGTCCAGGCACCTTGCACACTACCAATAAGCTGATCAAAACTCCTGAAGATATGAAAGGGATGCGTATTCGTCGTCCTTCAGCAGTGGCGGGCGATATTATCGAGAGTATGGGTGCCTCTCCTGTAGGACTGCCGGCTAATGATATGTATACCTCGCTACAACGTGGTGTCGTCGATGGCTTGAGTTTCCCATGGGAAGCGGTAACCACCTTTAAAATTGATGAAATTACGAAATATCATACCAATATTCCATTTTATAGCTCTGCCTTAATGGTCACCATGAACCAAGGCACCTATGACAGACTGCCTGATGATCTGAAAAAAGTATTGGATGATAACTCAGGGATGGCTATGGCCAAAAAAGTGGGTGAAGTTTTCGATAAGCATGACGATATGGCCATCCAAGCGGCCAGAGATAAAGGTGACGAGATTATTGATATTCCAGATCCGCTAAATGATCCTGCTTGGAAAGGTCCACTACTAAAAGGGACACAAAAATATTTGAGCGATGTGAAGCAGCTAGGTTTAGATTCTGAAGGCGTTTACGAGAAAGCTAAAGCAGCTAGTGCTGCCTGTAAGGTCTAA
- a CDS encoding TRAP transporter small permease: protein MEFLVKISKAITKLCEFIGGVSLVIIVLVTIADVGARYIFKLTGGEMGFTVKGSVEIVSYFMLFALLAAFAAFVERSQIIVDVFTQKMPRSIKGYMMGVFMMGFFFIGLVFAWGLFESAVDAVKFGKVTQDLRVSMMPIYGLSAFLSLLLAIRAFIESINIFKTGEFFDAEETGA from the coding sequence ATGGAATTTTTGGTCAAAATTAGTAAAGCCATCACTAAGCTATGTGAGTTTATAGGGGGCGTGAGTTTAGTCATCATTGTGCTAGTAACCATAGCTGATGTCGGCGCCCGTTATATCTTTAAACTTACTGGCGGCGAGATGGGCTTTACAGTCAAAGGCAGTGTAGAGATCGTCTCTTATTTCATGCTCTTTGCGCTGCTGGCCGCCTTTGCCGCTTTCGTTGAGCGCTCACAAATTATAGTGGATGTGTTTACCCAAAAAATGCCGCGTTCTATTAAAGGCTATATGATGGGTGTCTTTATGATGGGCTTTTTTTTCATCGGTCTCGTGTTTGCTTGGGGACTCTTTGAGAGCGCTGTGGACGCGGTTAAGTTTGGCAAGGTTACGCAAGACCTTAGAGTCTCGATGATGCCTATCTATGGGTTGAGTGCTTTTTTAAGCCTGTTACTGGCTATCCGTGCATTCATTGAATCTATTAATATTTTCAAAACGGGCGAGTTCTTTGACGCCGAGGAGACAGGCGCATGA